A window of Paraburkholderia megapolitana genomic DNA:
TGATACCAGTAGAGCAGCATCGAGCCGAACGAGGCCATCAGGCGGTCGGCGATATCGCGCGCGCCGGGCAGATTGTGGTCGTCCTTCTCCGGCAGTACCGTGCCGAGCACCGATGCGCCGGTGCGCATCACGTCCATCGGGTGGGCGGAGGCGGGAATCCATTCGAGCGCGGCCTTCAGGTTCGCTGGCAGGCCGCGCAGCGCCTTGAGCTTCGTCTTGTAGGCGGCGAGTTCGGCGGTGTTCGGCAGCTTCTCGTGCACGAGCAGATAAGCGATCTCTTCGAATTCGCACGCACCGGCGATATCGAGAATGTCGTAGCCGCGGTAGTGCAGGTCGTTGCCCGTGCGGCCAACCGTGCACAGAGCCGTGTTTCCTGCTGTCACGCCCGACAGGGCGACGGACTTTTTCGGTTTGAACGCACCTGCGTTCGGGGTGCTGTTGTCTGCTTCGCTCATCGTGTTTCTCCGGCTGTGTTCGTTACAGTGGCGGTTACTTTTGTGCGGCAAACAGCGCGTCGAGTTTGTCCTCGTACGCGTGATAGCCGAGGTAGCGATAGAGATCGGCACGTGACTGCATCGTATCGACGGCTGCTTTCTGTGTGCCGTCGCGCATCACCGTCTCGTAGAAGTTCAGCGCTGCGGCGTTCATCGCGCGGTAGGCGCCACAGCAGTACAGCGCGATATCGACGTTCGCTTCGCGCAACTCGGTTGTCGTGAAGAACGGTGTCGAACCGAACTCCGTCAGGTTGGCGAGGATCGGCACTTTTACAGCGGCCTTGAAACGGCGGTAGTCGTCGAGCGTGCGCATCGCTTCCGGGAAAATCATGTCGGCGCCGGCCTCGACATACGCGATGGCGCGCTCGATCGCGGCGTCGATGCCTTCGGCGTCGGCGGCGTCCGTGCGGGCCATGATCACGAAATGATCGTCGGTGCGCGCATCGACGGCGGCCTTCACGCGGTCGACCATTTCAGCGGTCGGCACGCATTCCTTGCCCGGCCGGTGGCCGCAGCGCTTCTGTCCGACCTGATCCTCGAGATGCACGGCGGCAACGCCTGCCTTGATGAACGAGCGGACCGTGCGCGCGATGTTGAAGGCGCCGCCCCAGCCGGTGTCGATGTCGACCAGCAGCGGCAGGTTGGTCGCATCGGTGATGCGGCGCGCGTCGGTCAGGACGTCGTCCATTGTGCTGATGCCGAGATCGGGCACGCCGAGCGAATTCGCGGCCACGCCGCCACCCGACAGATACACAGCCTTGAAGCCGACCGCTTCGGCCATCTTCGCCGCATAAGCGGTGATGGTGCCGACTACCTGCAACGGTTGCCCTTCGGCAACTGCCGTGCGGAACTGCGCGCCGGCGCTCGCCGGGGATCGATGT
This region includes:
- the prpB gene encoding methylisocitrate lyase → MNAAHRSPASAGAQFRTAVAEGQPLQVVGTITAYAAKMAEAVGFKAVYLSGGGVAANSLGVPDLGISTMDDVLTDARRITDATNLPLLVDIDTGWGGAFNIARTVRSFIKAGVAAVHLEDQVGQKRCGHRPGKECVPTAEMVDRVKAAVDARTDDHFVIMARTDAADAEGIDAAIERAIAYVEAGADMIFPEAMRTLDDYRRFKAAVKVPILANLTEFGSTPFFTTTELREANVDIALYCCGAYRAMNAAALNFYETVMRDGTQKAAVDTMQSRADLYRYLGYHAYEDKLDALFAAQK